In one Saccharibacillus brassicae genomic region, the following are encoded:
- a CDS encoding ABC transporter substrate-binding protein — protein MKTHKMFSVKGLFLLALSLVMVLVTACGSGGDAKTGTADEKNEDGTYANNLEISYASVTDVSKAKMDDKFHKFFTDKFNITWDYNYIDWDSWPEKMRLWINSGDLPDFASWNYVQGDAINYIDQGLFYKFPDDWKERWPQTAKAYASTGLGERLEEKVGGTYVLPKPVYFQNQPADPLLNQIGVIALRKDWAEAVGFELKDAYTVTELMEYAKLVKEKDPGKVGKRLIPMSFNAGDLLTGFMMSNNEHSRVESAFYKGEDGKYTWGPADESTLTGLKLAQQAYKDGLLDPEFYTWKNSEGGDAFKVTGISGMSGLGGLASYRQDMDTAMKKNLKLDSSDVVHEALIIGEDGKYRNLEQVNFWSSLVFSPDISQEKFERIMDMIEYSVSEDAQRILNLGFEGEDWKEENGELVSTLPEGTTLEDKYPGRFEGLYVLGDDFSVINPAIKKAFRERSVELYKEKAELSTQGGAMATYDWDFQLYTSRSKDQANFDYATEYANLILQPGDLEANWKKWVESKQSLVKPVLDELNKEFAQ, from the coding sequence ATGAAAACGCACAAAATGTTTTCGGTCAAAGGGCTCTTCCTGCTCGCGCTTTCCCTGGTCATGGTACTCGTTACCGCCTGCGGTTCGGGCGGCGATGCCAAAACGGGCACGGCGGACGAGAAAAACGAAGACGGCACGTACGCGAACAATCTGGAAATTTCCTATGCCAGCGTAACGGACGTTTCCAAAGCGAAAATGGACGACAAATTCCACAAATTCTTCACCGACAAATTCAATATCACTTGGGATTACAACTATATCGACTGGGATTCGTGGCCGGAAAAAATGCGTCTCTGGATCAACTCCGGCGACCTTCCGGACTTCGCCAGCTGGAACTACGTGCAGGGCGACGCGATCAATTACATCGACCAGGGCTTGTTCTACAAGTTCCCGGACGACTGGAAAGAGCGTTGGCCGCAAACGGCAAAAGCGTACGCTTCGACGGGTCTCGGCGAACGTCTCGAAGAAAAAGTCGGCGGCACTTACGTTCTGCCTAAGCCGGTCTACTTCCAGAACCAGCCTGCCGATCCGCTGCTGAACCAAATCGGCGTTATCGCACTGCGCAAAGACTGGGCGGAAGCGGTCGGATTCGAACTGAAAGACGCGTACACCGTAACAGAACTGATGGAATACGCGAAACTGGTCAAAGAAAAAGATCCGGGTAAAGTGGGCAAACGCCTGATCCCGATGTCTTTCAACGCCGGCGACCTGCTGACAGGCTTCATGATGTCGAACAACGAACATTCCCGCGTCGAGTCTGCGTTCTACAAAGGCGAAGACGGCAAGTACACTTGGGGACCTGCCGACGAGTCCACGCTGACGGGCCTGAAGCTCGCTCAACAAGCGTACAAAGACGGCCTGCTTGATCCGGAATTCTACACCTGGAAAAACAGCGAAGGCGGAGACGCGTTCAAAGTGACCGGCATCTCCGGCATGAGCGGTCTGGGCGGCCTCGCTTCCTACAGACAAGACATGGATACCGCAATGAAAAAGAACCTCAAGCTCGACAGCTCCGACGTGGTGCACGAAGCGCTGATCATTGGCGAAGACGGCAAATACCGCAACCTGGAGCAGGTTAACTTCTGGTCGTCGCTCGTGTTCTCGCCGGACATTTCCCAAGAGAAATTCGAGCGCATCATGGACATGATCGAATACTCGGTGTCGGAAGACGCGCAGCGCATTCTGAACCTGGGCTTCGAAGGCGAAGACTGGAAAGAAGAAAACGGCGAACTGGTCAGCACGCTGCCGGAAGGCACGACGCTGGAAGACAAATACCCGGGCCGTTTCGAAGGACTGTACGTACTGGGCGATGACTTCAGCGTTATCAACCCGGCGATCAAAAAAGCGTTCCGCGAGCGTTCGGTGGAACTGTACAAAGAAAAAGCGGAGCTGAGCACGCAGGGCGGCGCCATGGCGACTTACGATTGGGACTTCCAGTTGTACACGTCGAGATCGAAAGACCAAGCCAACTTCGACTATGCGACCGAATACGCCAACCTGATTCTTCAGCCGGGCGATCTGGAAGCGAACTGGAAGAAGTGGGTCGAAAGCAAACAATCCCTCGTCAAGCCGGTGCTCGACGAACTGAACAAAGAATTCGCACAGTAA
- a CDS encoding glycoside hydrolase family 3 N-terminal domain-containing protein: MDNQQLLGLIDKMTLEEKIAQLVQLAAPFYEGADDEGQITGPMQAMGITDSMVASSGSILGYAGAAGAIAVQEAHLAKNPHGIPLLFMADIVHGFKTIFPVPLAIGCSWDTELAERSAEIAAREAAVSGIHVTFAPMVDLVRDPRWGRVMESTGEDPYLNSLFARAFVRGLQGDDLQAEAERVAACVKHFAAYGASEAGRDYNTVDLSERQLREYYLPAYKAALDEGCEMVMTSFNTIDGIPASANEKLMRDLLREEWKFDGVLISDWGAVKELIPHGVAEDEREAAYRAIRAGVDIEMMTACYVHELPELVRGGQVDEALVDESVLRILQLKNKLGLFERPHRGANPEREAEVVFSREHREAAYELATKSTVLLKNDGVLPIRPEAKVALIGPFANSGDILGPWSWSGSTEDAVRLDGALAERLGAGNLIVAEGCGIESGTEQQLREALEAAVQADVIVLALGEASEMSGEAGCRTDIRLPQAQLELVALIAELRKPTAAVLFNGRPLDLHGVYDKLGAVVEAWFPGSEGGAAVADILIGAVNPSARLSMSFPHSVGQVPVYYNHFNTGRPLGADDAQVRYVSQYLDAPNDPLLPFGFGLSYTTFEYGSLKLSSDKLPGDSRLTVSIDVTNTGERAGTETVQLYIRDIAGEVVRPVRELKGFVKLDLAPGEVGTAVFTLGEEQLRYHHADLSFKSDPGRFDVFVGRSSLDTQQGSFVLTNA, encoded by the coding sequence ATGGACAATCAGCAACTTCTCGGCCTGATCGACAAGATGACGCTCGAAGAAAAAATCGCTCAACTGGTCCAGCTGGCCGCTCCTTTCTATGAAGGCGCGGACGATGAAGGCCAAATTACCGGACCGATGCAGGCGATGGGAATCACCGATTCCATGGTCGCAAGCAGCGGCTCCATTCTCGGCTATGCGGGAGCGGCCGGCGCGATCGCCGTGCAGGAAGCGCATCTCGCCAAAAATCCGCACGGTATCCCGCTGCTGTTCATGGCGGACATCGTGCACGGATTCAAGACCATTTTCCCTGTGCCGCTTGCGATCGGCTGTTCGTGGGATACGGAACTGGCCGAACGCAGCGCGGAGATCGCGGCGCGCGAAGCGGCCGTCTCCGGTATCCACGTGACGTTCGCGCCGATGGTCGACCTGGTGCGCGATCCCCGCTGGGGCCGCGTGATGGAATCGACGGGCGAAGACCCGTACCTGAACAGCTTGTTCGCCCGCGCGTTCGTGCGCGGACTGCAGGGCGACGATTTGCAGGCCGAAGCCGAGCGCGTCGCCGCCTGCGTGAAGCATTTTGCCGCCTACGGCGCTTCGGAAGCCGGCCGCGACTATAACACGGTCGATCTGTCCGAACGCCAGCTGCGCGAATATTATTTGCCGGCTTACAAAGCCGCGCTCGACGAAGGCTGCGAAATGGTCATGACTTCGTTCAATACGATCGACGGCATTCCGGCCAGCGCCAACGAGAAATTGATGCGCGATCTGCTGCGCGAAGAATGGAAATTCGACGGCGTACTGATCTCCGATTGGGGCGCCGTGAAAGAGCTCATTCCGCACGGCGTCGCCGAAGACGAACGCGAAGCGGCTTACCGGGCTATTCGCGCCGGCGTCGATATCGAGATGATGACGGCCTGCTACGTACACGAACTGCCGGAACTGGTTCGCGGCGGACAAGTGGACGAAGCGCTGGTCGACGAATCGGTGCTGCGCATTCTCCAGCTCAAGAACAAGCTGGGATTGTTCGAGCGTCCGCACCGCGGCGCGAATCCGGAGCGCGAAGCGGAAGTGGTGTTCAGCCGCGAGCACCGCGAAGCGGCTTACGAGCTGGCGACGAAATCGACCGTCCTGCTCAAGAACGACGGCGTACTGCCGATCCGGCCGGAAGCCAAAGTCGCCCTGATCGGTCCGTTCGCCAACAGCGGCGATATTCTCGGCCCGTGGTCGTGGAGCGGTTCGACCGAAGACGCGGTCCGGTTGGACGGCGCGCTCGCCGAACGGCTCGGCGCCGGGAATCTGATCGTCGCCGAAGGCTGCGGCATCGAGAGCGGCACGGAGCAGCAGCTGCGCGAAGCGCTCGAAGCGGCCGTGCAGGCCGACGTGATCGTGCTTGCGCTCGGCGAAGCGTCCGAGATGAGCGGCGAAGCCGGCTGCCGGACGGATATCCGCCTGCCGCAGGCGCAGCTGGAACTCGTCGCGCTTATCGCCGAGCTGCGCAAGCCTACGGCGGCCGTCCTGTTCAACGGACGCCCGCTCGACCTGCACGGCGTCTACGACAAGCTCGGCGCCGTCGTCGAAGCGTGGTTCCCGGGCAGCGAAGGCGGCGCGGCGGTCGCGGACATTCTGATCGGCGCGGTCAACCCGTCCGCCCGTCTGAGCATGTCGTTCCCGCATTCCGTCGGCCAGGTGCCGGTGTATTACAACCATTTCAACACGGGACGTCCGCTCGGAGCGGACGATGCCCAGGTGCGCTACGTGTCGCAGTATCTCGACGCACCGAACGACCCGCTGCTGCCGTTCGGCTTCGGCTTGTCGTACACGACGTTCGAGTACGGCAGCCTCAAGCTGTCGTCGGACAAGCTGCCGGGCGATTCCCGCCTGACCGTCAGCATCGACGTGACCAATACCGGCGAACGCGCCGGCACCGAGACCGTGCAGCTGTATATTCGCGATATCGCGGGCGAAGTGGTGCGTCCGGTGCGCGAATTGAAAGGCTTCGTCAAGCTGGATCTGGCGCCGGGCGAAGTGGGAACCGCGGTCTTCACCCTCGGCGAAGAACAGCTGCGTTACCACCATGCGGACTTGAGCTTCAAAAGCGATCCCGGCCGCTTCGACGTCTTCGTCGGCCGCAGCAGTCTCGATACGCAGCAAGGTTCTTTCGTACTGACGAACGCCTGA
- a CDS encoding alpha/beta hydrolase: protein MNPVILWPEGAPNAAGTTEEDVPAIFPYLVSGENKAAVIVCPGGGYEFRADHEGEPIALWLNTLGISAFVIRYRVAPYRYPSALSDVQRAVRTVRERAAEFGVDPGRVGVLGFSAGGHLASTAGTLFDAGTPDAEDPIERQSSRPDLLMLCYPVITLSGPYTHDGSRIALLGADAAEAEIQALCSERNVTPETPPTFLWHTSEDGLVPVENSLLFASALGRSGVPFDLHVYALGGHGMGMAEGDEHVRNWTGQGASWLRLNGFAD from the coding sequence ATGAATCCTGTAATTTTATGGCCGGAAGGCGCACCCAATGCCGCCGGCACGACCGAGGAAGACGTACCCGCCATTTTCCCGTACCTGGTAAGCGGAGAGAATAAGGCGGCCGTCATCGTATGTCCGGGCGGCGGCTACGAGTTCCGCGCCGACCACGAAGGAGAGCCGATCGCGCTCTGGCTGAACACGCTGGGCATATCCGCTTTCGTCATCCGTTACCGCGTGGCGCCGTACCGCTACCCGAGCGCGTTATCCGACGTGCAGCGCGCCGTGCGCACCGTTCGCGAACGCGCGGCCGAATTCGGCGTCGATCCGGGCCGGGTCGGCGTGCTCGGCTTTTCGGCGGGCGGCCATCTCGCGTCCACGGCGGGCACGCTGTTCGATGCCGGCACGCCGGATGCCGAAGATCCGATCGAGCGCCAATCGAGCCGCCCGGATCTGCTCATGCTGTGCTATCCGGTCATTACGCTCAGCGGACCGTACACGCATGACGGATCGCGTATCGCGCTGCTCGGCGCGGACGCGGCCGAAGCCGAGATTCAGGCGCTGTGCAGCGAACGCAACGTAACGCCCGAGACGCCGCCGACTTTTCTGTGGCATACGTCCGAAGACGGCCTCGTTCCGGTCGAGAACAGCCTGCTGTTCGCTTCGGCGCTCGGACGCAGCGGAGTGCCGTTCGACCTGCACGTCTACGCGCTCGGCGGACACGGCATGGGCATGGCTGAAGGCGACGAACATGTACGGAATTGGACAGGGCAGGGAGCTTCGTGGTTAAGACTGAACGGATTTGCCGATTGA
- a CDS encoding ABC transporter permease subunit, with amino-acid sequence MKPAAISPGSAKGEPSKFKRLLSEIWKYRMTYTLLIPGLIWLILFAYLPMGGLSLAFKDYRANDGIWGSAWIGFENFKYVFRDPAFADAVWRTLYVNIIKLFITFPFPILLALLLNELRMRRYKKVLQTAFTFPHFLSWIIVSGIIINVLAYDGLVNSFLALFGLPTINFLGSEQNFYPMIILTDIWKSTGWGAIVFMAAISGIDQEQYEAAQIDGATRLQQMFRVTLPNIMPTITIMFILSVGGLMSSGFDQIFNLANAATQNVSQVLDVYIYRITFQSSTDFSFSTAVSLFRSIVNMVLLLLADRAAKWMGGDGLFR; translated from the coding sequence GTGAAACCTGCAGCTATATCCCCGGGCTCGGCCAAAGGGGAACCATCCAAATTCAAACGTCTGTTGTCCGAAATCTGGAAGTACCGAATGACGTACACGCTGCTGATTCCCGGTTTGATCTGGCTGATCCTGTTCGCTTACCTGCCGATGGGCGGTCTGTCGCTCGCCTTCAAGGATTACCGTGCCAACGACGGCATCTGGGGCAGCGCCTGGATCGGATTCGAGAACTTCAAGTACGTGTTCCGCGACCCGGCGTTCGCCGACGCGGTATGGCGGACGCTGTACGTCAACATCATCAAACTGTTCATTACGTTCCCGTTCCCGATCCTGCTCGCGCTGCTGCTGAACGAGCTGCGGATGCGCCGTTACAAAAAGGTGCTGCAAACCGCGTTCACGTTCCCGCACTTCCTGTCGTGGATCATCGTGTCGGGTATCATCATCAACGTTCTGGCCTATGACGGCCTGGTCAACAGTTTCCTGGCCCTGTTCGGACTTCCGACCATCAACTTCCTCGGTTCCGAACAGAACTTCTATCCGATGATCATCCTGACGGATATCTGGAAATCGACCGGGTGGGGCGCGATCGTGTTCATGGCCGCCATCTCGGGGATCGACCAGGAGCAGTACGAGGCGGCGCAGATCGACGGCGCGACCCGGCTGCAGCAGATGTTCCGCGTTACGCTTCCGAACATCATGCCGACGATCACCATCATGTTCATCCTTTCGGTCGGCGGGCTTATGTCGTCCGGCTTCGATCAGATCTTCAACTTGGCAAATGCCGCGACGCAGAACGTATCGCAGGTACTCGACGTCTACATCTACCGGATCACCTTCCAGTCCTCGACGGACTTCTCGTTCTCGACCGCAGTCAGCTTGTTCCGCTCGATCGTGAACATGGTTCTGCTGCTGTTGGCCGACCGGGCTGCGAAATGGATGGGCGGAGACGGCCTGTTCCGATAA
- a CDS encoding LacI family DNA-binding transcriptional regulator: MNIKDIAKISGVGISTVSRVLNNSGVVSDTTRARVLSVVKQYNYVPNSNARNLKKLQSNTIALMVKGISNPFFANMIKEVERQVHLRGCPLMIQQVEDGVDEIAAAMQLIKEKNLYGVIFMGGTYDHSEEEFRQLGIPFVLTTITTLKDVDPSAFSSVSIDDVQSAYKATDYLISLGHRNICFLARFPFKENTIGSRRLLGYKKALEEHGIEYDPALVEDCEYAPSFGFAAAKRLLNKNLGVTAMFAASDAIAIGAAKAVLSSGLSIPGDVSIVGFDGIEMAEYYHPSLDTVSQPGVEMAHVSVEILFDLIAGDTANRHVVFESMLVKRGSSRKVT; this comes from the coding sequence ATGAATATCAAAGATATTGCGAAAATTTCCGGCGTGGGCATATCGACGGTATCGAGAGTGCTCAACAATAGCGGGGTCGTAAGCGATACCACTCGTGCCCGGGTGCTGTCCGTAGTGAAGCAGTACAACTACGTGCCGAACAGCAACGCCCGCAACCTGAAGAAGCTTCAATCCAATACGATCGCGTTGATGGTCAAAGGGATTTCGAATCCTTTTTTCGCCAACATGATCAAGGAAGTGGAGCGTCAGGTCCATCTGAGGGGCTGTCCGCTTATGATTCAGCAGGTCGAAGACGGCGTCGACGAGATCGCCGCAGCGATGCAGCTGATCAAGGAGAAGAATCTGTACGGCGTCATTTTCATGGGCGGGACGTACGATCATTCCGAAGAAGAGTTCCGCCAGCTCGGCATTCCGTTCGTGCTGACGACGATCACCACGTTGAAAGATGTCGATCCGTCCGCGTTTTCGAGCGTATCGATCGACGACGTGCAAAGCGCCTACAAAGCGACGGACTACCTGATTTCGCTGGGACACCGCAACATCTGTTTTCTGGCCCGGTTTCCTTTTAAGGAGAACACGATCGGCAGCCGCCGGCTCCTGGGTTACAAGAAAGCGCTTGAAGAGCACGGAATCGAATACGATCCGGCGCTCGTTGAAGACTGCGAGTACGCGCCAAGCTTCGGCTTCGCGGCCGCCAAACGTCTCCTGAACAAAAACCTGGGCGTCACGGCGATGTTTGCCGCATCCGACGCTATCGCGATCGGCGCCGCCAAAGCGGTGCTGTCGTCGGGGCTGTCGATTCCCGGCGACGTTTCGATCGTCGGGTTCGACGGTATCGAAATGGCGGAGTATTACCATCCGTCGCTCGACACCGTCAGCCAGCCGGGCGTGGAGATGGCCCATGTCAGCGTCGAAATTTTGTTCGACCTGATCGCGGGAGACACGGCGAACCGACATGTGGTATTCGAGTCCATGCTCGTCAAGCGCGGCTCCAGCCGCAAAGTGACCTGA
- a CDS encoding GH36-type glycosyl hydrolase domain-containing protein: MTTLANPNSKFSVQAGSLNFTFWPSGDLYRALGGQTMLNQLLSSPLDGSLNNLYLRFHRESGISFYPLLGIASGSSVSRGAKRVVWEGRAENVEYTVTFTVTDRDVWFWDVQTRGEGVNIDVVYGQDVGNADPGAVRSNEAYLSQYIDHTVFEDESKGYVVCSRQNQPQGGAFPYMQQGSLTRAAGYSTDGFQFFGKSYKETNVPESLTQGKLANRVYQYEFAYTALQSELVALSGEARFVFYGLHRADHPSAISELEYAGDVQSAWEAYEAEAAGELSSLPPVSIKASIGEPLQTLDLTEDEVANLFPNRYQEERENGKLLAFFTDTYEHIVLKEKERLVERPHGHILMSGGNVEFGVPVLASTSYMYGVFNSQVVLGNTNFNKMMSNMRSALNVPKTAGQRIYVEVEGQYRLLTMPSLFEIGFNYVRWTYKTEADTLIVTAFTTVDSPEVRLSVSSQSGTAYRYLVTTQITMNVNEYEFPLHMTEQGGVLTFKADTASLSATSYPNLAFRMKVDGATSSIGDETMLAEGIDPGDASLVTLAIEPSANWTLTVQGSLDGTELPFAQRSVEEEAVKYRAFYKDVMNGFNLSKDGSSTNEELFKVNALAWWYTHNMLVHYSSPHGLEQYGGAAWGTRDVCQGPVEYFMATQKYGQVKDILKTVYSHQYEDDGAWPQWFMFDKYFAIQQEESHGDIIVWPLKVLGDYLKTTRDFGILSEKVPYTVKHEFGFTEDEHTILDHAKKEIAYIKNNFLHDTFLSSYGDGDWDDTLQPANAQLKQYMVSSWTVALTYQTVNVLSSALEGADAAFAQELAEMAEGIRADFGRYMLNTDVIPGFVYMEEADKPKPMLHPSDTETGISYRLLPMTRSMIGELLTPEQAQAHYELIKREFYCPDGVRLMNRPAQYAGGVSTHFKRAEQASNFGREIGLQYVHAHIRYVEAMAKLGLSDETWNGLAIINPIGIQDVVPNAELRQSNSYFSSSDGKFNDRYEAQERFGELKSGDVAVKGGWRIYSSGPGIYMNQLIGNVLGIRQEGGDLVVDPVLPASLDGMNFDFSYDGIPATFVYRIGTDVSGVVKLNGREIGERVGDNRYREGGIRIARADFEAAAAKDRNIIEIFV; the protein is encoded by the coding sequence ATGACGACTCTCGCAAACCCCAATTCGAAATTCAGCGTTCAGGCGGGAAGCCTGAACTTCACCTTCTGGCCGAGCGGCGACCTTTACCGGGCGCTCGGAGGCCAAACGATGCTCAACCAGCTGCTGTCGAGCCCGCTCGACGGTTCGCTCAATAACCTGTACCTGCGGTTCCACCGCGAATCCGGCATCTCGTTCTACCCGCTGCTCGGGATTGCTTCCGGCAGCTCCGTTAGCCGCGGCGCCAAGCGCGTCGTCTGGGAAGGCCGCGCAGAGAACGTCGAATACACCGTCACCTTCACCGTCACGGACCGCGACGTCTGGTTCTGGGACGTGCAGACGCGCGGCGAAGGCGTCAATATCGACGTCGTCTACGGCCAGGACGTCGGCAACGCCGATCCGGGCGCGGTGCGCAGCAACGAAGCTTATCTGTCGCAGTACATCGACCACACGGTGTTCGAAGACGAGAGCAAAGGCTACGTCGTCTGCTCCCGCCAGAACCAACCGCAGGGCGGCGCTTTCCCGTACATGCAGCAGGGTTCGCTGACGCGCGCGGCCGGCTACTCGACCGACGGCTTCCAGTTCTTCGGCAAATCGTACAAAGAAACCAATGTGCCGGAATCGCTGACGCAGGGCAAGCTTGCGAACCGGGTCTACCAATACGAATTCGCCTATACGGCGCTGCAATCCGAATTGGTCGCGTTGAGCGGCGAAGCGCGCTTCGTCTTCTACGGCCTGCACCGCGCCGACCATCCGTCGGCGATCTCGGAGCTTGAATACGCGGGCGACGTGCAGTCCGCCTGGGAAGCGTACGAAGCCGAAGCGGCGGGCGAGCTTTCATCGCTCCCGCCGGTCTCGATCAAAGCGTCGATCGGCGAACCGCTGCAGACGCTCGACCTGACGGAAGACGAAGTGGCGAACCTGTTCCCGAACCGGTACCAGGAAGAACGCGAGAACGGCAAACTGCTCGCTTTCTTCACGGACACGTACGAACATATCGTCCTGAAGGAAAAAGAGCGCCTCGTCGAGCGTCCGCACGGCCATATCCTCATGAGCGGCGGCAACGTGGAATTCGGCGTACCGGTGCTTGCAAGCACGTCTTACATGTACGGCGTGTTCAATTCGCAGGTCGTGCTCGGCAACACCAACTTCAACAAAATGATGAGCAATATGCGCAGCGCGCTTAACGTGCCGAAAACGGCCGGCCAGCGCATCTACGTCGAAGTCGAAGGACAATATCGCCTGCTGACGATGCCGTCGCTGTTCGAGATCGGTTTCAACTACGTGCGCTGGACGTACAAGACCGAAGCCGACACGCTGATCGTCACGGCGTTCACGACCGTGGACAGCCCGGAAGTGCGCCTGAGTGTCAGCTCGCAGAGCGGAACGGCTTACCGCTACCTCGTCACGACGCAGATCACGATGAACGTGAACGAATACGAATTCCCGCTGCATATGACGGAGCAGGGCGGCGTGCTGACGTTTAAGGCCGACACGGCTTCGCTCAGCGCGACTTCGTACCCGAACCTTGCGTTCCGCATGAAGGTCGACGGAGCGACCAGCTCGATCGGCGACGAGACGATGCTGGCCGAAGGAATCGACCCGGGCGACGCTTCGCTCGTGACGCTTGCGATCGAGCCGAGCGCGAACTGGACGCTGACGGTGCAAGGGTCGCTTGACGGCACGGAACTTCCTTTTGCCCAGCGTTCGGTAGAAGAAGAAGCCGTCAAGTACCGTGCTTTCTACAAAGACGTCATGAACGGGTTCAACCTGTCCAAAGACGGCAGCAGCACCAACGAAGAACTGTTCAAAGTCAACGCGCTCGCCTGGTGGTACACGCATAACATGCTCGTCCACTATTCCTCCCCGCACGGCCTGGAACAGTACGGCGGAGCGGCGTGGGGAACGCGCGACGTCTGCCAGGGACCGGTCGAATACTTCATGGCGACGCAGAAATACGGACAGGTCAAAGACATTCTGAAGACCGTCTATTCGCACCAGTACGAAGACGACGGCGCCTGGCCGCAGTGGTTCATGTTCGACAAGTATTTCGCGATCCAGCAGGAAGAAAGCCACGGCGACATCATCGTCTGGCCGCTTAAAGTGCTGGGCGATTATTTGAAAACGACGCGGGACTTCGGCATTTTGTCGGAAAAAGTGCCGTACACGGTCAAGCACGAGTTCGGCTTCACGGAAGACGAACATACGATTCTGGATCATGCCAAAAAGGAAATCGCCTATATCAAAAACAATTTCCTGCACGACACGTTCCTGTCTTCGTACGGCGACGGCGACTGGGACGACACGCTCCAGCCGGCGAACGCGCAGCTCAAGCAGTACATGGTGAGCAGCTGGACGGTCGCGCTGACGTACCAAACGGTCAACGTGCTGTCTTCCGCGCTTGAAGGCGCCGATGCGGCGTTCGCGCAGGAATTGGCCGAGATGGCCGAAGGCATCCGCGCCGACTTCGGACGCTATATGCTGAACACGGACGTCATTCCGGGCTTCGTGTACATGGAAGAAGCGGACAAGCCCAAGCCGATGCTGCATCCGAGCGACACGGAAACGGGCATCTCCTACCGCCTGCTGCCGATGACGCGCAGCATGATCGGGGAACTGCTCACACCCGAACAGGCGCAAGCGCATTACGAACTGATCAAGCGCGAGTTCTACTGCCCGGACGGCGTACGCCTCATGAACCGTCCGGCTCAATACGCGGGCGGCGTCAGCACCCACTTCAAGCGCGCCGAGCAGGCGTCGAACTTCGGCCGCGAGATCGGATTGCAGTACGTGCATGCCCATATCCGCTACGTGGAAGCGATGGCGAAGCTGGGACTTTCCGACGAGACGTGGAACGGCCTCGCGATCATCAATCCGATCGGCATTCAGGACGTCGTGCCGAACGCGGAGCTGCGCCAGAGCAACTCGTACTTCAGCAGCTCGGACGGCAAGTTCAACGACCGGTACGAAGCGCAGGAGCGCTTCGGCGAACTGAAAAGCGGCGACGTGGCCGTCAAGGGCGGATGGAGAATCTATTCCAGCGGTCCCGGAATCTACATGAACCAGCTGATCGGCAACGTGCTCGGCATCCGTCAGGAAGGCGGAGACCTGGTCGTCGATCCGGTTCTGCCGGCTTCGCTTGACGGAATGAACTTCGATTTCAGCTACGACGGCATTCCGGCGACGTTCGTGTACCGCATCGGTACGGACGTATCGGGTGTCGTGAAATTGAACGGCCGGGAAATCGGCGAGCGGGTAGGCGACAACCGCTACCGCGAAGGCGGAATCCGCATCGCGCGGGCCGATTTTGAAGCCGCGGCCGCCAAAGATCGCAACATTATCGAAATTTTCGTGTAA
- a CDS encoding carbohydrate ABC transporter permease: MSTLAKKHKKSKFNTSRLTALDIFIFLILTLGALSILIPFWNVIMISFATQREYAENPLLMWPKEPTLSSYKALFADGSIGTGYWNTIKLMAAGLPLSLFLTVSMAYGLSRPSFPGKKPIFFLVLFTMIFSGGIVPLYLVMKDLHLTGSLWAVILSGSFSVFNMILMMNYFQGLPESLMESARLDGAGEWRILRSVVLPLAAPIMATIALFYGVAFWNSWYDAMIFLRKAEQLPLQNVLRAIIVESQTNASNATSVGQGTAQSFSTGMKMAAVFVTMLPIMAFFPLLQKHFAKGVLTGAIKT; this comes from the coding sequence ATGAGTACATTGGCGAAAAAACACAAAAAAAGCAAATTCAACACCAGCCGGTTGACGGCGCTCGATATTTTCATCTTCTTGATCCTGACGCTCGGCGCGCTGTCGATTCTGATTCCGTTCTGGAACGTTATCATGATCTCCTTCGCGACCCAGCGCGAATATGCCGAAAATCCGCTGCTGATGTGGCCGAAAGAGCCGACGCTCTCGTCCTACAAAGCGCTGTTCGCGGACGGCAGCATCGGTACCGGTTACTGGAACACGATCAAGCTTATGGCCGCCGGCCTTCCGCTCAGCCTGTTCCTCACGGTCAGCATGGCGTACGGCCTCAGCCGTCCCAGCTTCCCGGGCAAAAAGCCGATCTTCTTCCTGGTACTGTTCACCATGATCTTCAGCGGCGGTATCGTTCCGCTGTACCTGGTCATGAAAGACTTGCATTTGACCGGTTCGCTCTGGGCCGTCATCTTGTCCGGCAGCTTCAGCGTATTCAACATGATCCTGATGATGAACTATTTCCAGGGCCTGCCGGAATCGCTGATGGAATCGGCAAGACTCGACGGCGCCGGCGAATGGAGAATCCTCCGTTCGGTCGTGCTGCCGCTGGCCGCGCCGATCATGGCGACGATCGCCCTGTTCTACGGGGTCGCCTTCTGGAACAGCTGGTACGACGCGATGATCTTCCTGCGAAAAGCCGAGCAGCTTCCGCTGCAAAACGTGCTGCGGGCGATCATCGTCGAATCGCAGACCAACGCCTCCAACGCCACAAGCGTCGGTCAGGGCACGGCCCAATCGTTCTCGACCGGGATGAAAATGGCAGCGGTATTCGTCACCATGCTACCGATCATGGCTTTCTTCCCGCTGCTGCAAAAGCACTTCGCCAAAGGGGTATTGACAGGGGCTATCAAGACCTGA